AAAATAATTGCTTTCCAGTGGCCTCTTTTGGTTGCTTTTTCTCTGACAAATTGCAGCatacatgaaattttttttgcagAAAAGAGTGGAGCAGCCAGAGAAGCGCACAATGAGACACCATTGAGCTCAAAGCCCCTGAAAGAGAAAACCACAAAAGCTGAAAGGCGCGCCCTGCAGGAGTCTCAGCGAGCTGCAAAAGCTGCTGCGAAAGGTTCTAACAATAACCTGCCTACTTTGGGAAAAAATTGTGAAAAAGTTACTGCTGCCATCATGAGAATTGAAATAGTCTGACATGTAGTGGTGGATACTTCTAGATGGAGTCATATCCTCATATTGAATCCATATTAGATAGGAAATCTAATTACAAGAAAAGTATCACAAGAGCACATCATAAGTGATGTGACATTCTATGACTTGTTAAAATTTATTGAGTGAAAAATTCAACTAATTCCAACAAATGATGAGATGACATGTCACTTTTGATTTGCTCTTGTGATGAATATCTATTAGATATCATACTTGCCCAATCCTTCTTAAAATTTCAATATGTATCCAATACCTTCTCTGATGCTAGATGCACCTCGAATGCATGTTGAGCCTAAAAATCACCTTTTAagtataaattaatattaaattcatGACTGGAAACACCAAAACGAGAATATTATACAACTTTGGCTTATGATTttcaaggaatatgtatgaaatcAATCTATAATGAAAAAATTTAACCATAGTACAATGTATAATTTAACAAAATATTAGCACTAGATAATAAAATATATTGATATATGACACATTTAAGTAATTTATCCATTTATGATTTAACACCAAACTAGGGTTGGATAATAAGGAAATTAGGGCTTTGCGCAGGCTGTTATGCAGGGTTCTTTTAAGGGAAAAAGATTGTGCAGATATATAGGCATGGTTGGAGTTTGGTATGGCCTGAATAAGATGAAGATTTCATGGTATAATCAAGAGGTTAGAAGGTTGTTTGGACACTGTGATACTGTGAACAGTATTTGTGGACTGTGATGTGAATAGAAGATCTGTTGTTGGGGTCCTCAGGTTGAATTGTAATACTACTAATACCAaagtgatgtgaattgcacttGAGTTTATGAAAAAAGATTTCCAGAGTTTATTGTAACAATTCAAGGCtggttttaaaacaaaaataagaagacCTGTTGCAAGAGGTTGCTGTAGGTGCTGGTTAACTTATCATTGGGTCactctataataataataatattaataataataagcataTGGAATTTAGGCTCTGCACTTAAATTCCCATAGAAGTCACACACAAGGCACCTAACCTAAGGCTTCAGAGTAAGGGTTGCTCCATACAACTTCAAAAGAAAGCATAATTGCTTAGAATTTGTTCTTTTTTGAATGAAAGAAGTTATAGACACATAAAGACATGCCCTTTTGTCAATTCTAATCCTACATTGACTTGAGACCATAAAAAGGAAAGTACCAAAAATAACGTAAGACAACATCGAGGCTACAAATAAAAAGTGTAATAGCATAGAAAACTTAAAATAGGACACTTGGTCTTCAAACGATCGGCAATATCGTGCAAATTTTGAAACTATAACTTACCCTTATCTCCTATAACTAAAGAAAACTAAACTTCTATAAGAGTTGATATTTTAGCTGTATATGGTCCTAAGCCAGACCTAAATAGGAATGAAGAGGACAAACCCATATTTTTTTAAGATCTGATTTGAATTTGTCATTATTGTTGTCTGCATCGTATATTTGCTGAGTTATGAATACACACTTGCCATATcatattcaatatttttcaagtagCTGTATTTCTTGAGATTTGATCTTAACTTATCATTATTGTTGTCTTTCAtcatatatttgtttatttattaacgCATCCTTGCTGTATTTTGCCCAACTTTTTTCAAGAATAGCCATATGGAAGGCATATCCCATATTCATATTTTGCAAATTATAAGGTGAtgtacattttttaaaatatttttgttgacTCTGTATTTAATTTTGTATCTATCTTCTCTTTTCAATGAACTTCTATTCACAGTCTTGGAATAGAAATGTGGGATTATTTCTTCAATTCTTTGGGATACAGGATTCCAAATTTCTAAGTTTTTTAAAACCTACTTCACGAGTGAGTTGGTGCATTGGTGAAGATGATGTCTTAAGATATTGAGGTTATATGTGCAACCCCACAAATTCTAACAATTCCTCTGAGAGTAGCTGATGGCCTAGGGTATCACTTAGTACGATCGGTAAGGATAAACTGACCCCACTCCCCCACTTCCACCTCTGGCTCCTCCTTCTCTCATACTTTAAACTTGAAAGGATGCTGAGTTAAATTTGATTCAGTAGAAATTTTTATATTGAGGATTTTATGTGTTATGATGAACATTGTAACATTAATAGTCTTCTTTGCCCACCCCTCTCAGGGGGGGACCCCCGCAACAAGTGGATGCAATTTCTAAGGGAGAGTAGATTATGGTGGATACTCTAAATTATTAAGTCTAGTGGGAAAAAAATTACTTGTGTGATTGACTAAACAATCTTTAAAatgtaaataattaataaaacactATATTTATGCTAATGCATTATAACAATGtggataattaaataataaataaataaagggaagATGTGAAGGAGCCAGAAAGTAAAGAAAACTTACAAAATCAACTGAAACTAGAGTATTGTTTGGTAACTTATTTTGAATAATAAGAGAAATTCACTAAGGAGAAAAGGAGATAAATACAAGATTTGGAGGATGAGTAGCATCCTATAAGAATCTAAAAAGCAATTGCGAAAGGGTAGCCAATCTTTGCAAATTAAACAATGGAATCTCTAGAACACCCTCAAAGCTGGCAACCAAAAGAAGGTAGGAAAACAACTTTATCCCTTGACAAATAGGAACATGTTATCTtttgatacaaaaaaaaaaaaaaaagggaagttgTCTTGTCACTAAAGATCCTCTTGTTCCTCTCAAACGACAAAATCCAAAGAATAGCATGCACAACACACTTCCACAAAATTCTACCTCTTTTACttctcccaaaaccctaaatttgcaCCATCTTGTGAAGTCATATGTTGTATGTGGTGTTACCCACACTTCTCTTCAACCATAGAAAAGTGTTCCCCAAAGCTGTCTAGCCACCCAATAATGTGGAAAAAATATGCACATTGTCTAACTCGAACACATCAGGTCTCCTATTAATCATGTTGAGAGTTAAGGTCCAAGTAAATGCATTGAACCTGAGCCTTTCAAATAACATTATTCAAAGGAAAAGGACATGAAATTGAAGGTTTCAATAGGTGAAAGAAGAAAGATTTAGAGGAAACGAAGCCAAAATAATCAATAGCCAAATATTTAAATCACACCTCAATTGAGAaacaaaatgttgactttttgagtccgtctcttgttttgattattacaaaccacagtatctcatttgtgtgttaagtgtatgaacaggtttacttttctaagtacggatgacagatgagaaatggaagctgaGAAGCAATTAAAGGAGCACATCTTTCGGCGCATTCCATGAAATTGCagaggagcaaagcatgaagttTTCGTTTATTTTAAGtcgtatttttatatttataattcgGGTATGTAACAATAATctaaggtctataataattaatgcatgacatgcatggtaggaactataagctcaaagaccttagacaagacttcagtcgacctttggtcgaccaacgcTAGATTTTTAGGccaaattaaaaagcctaggcccTAGATAGACCATAAGTCCCTTCACATTCACTTAGGAAAATCCCCTATATCTGACAATCCATAACTATGCAAACGGGGATAAACCATACTAAAAAACAGGACCAAATTCTTAAGTTTAAAAGggtttcgggcgatcgaaccgtgtgcgttaaaaatgcctcggtcaactaaactgttgaaaagtcaaattgttgaccatggcttgggcgaccgaacaaatTTGAACTGAATgtccacggtcgatcgaaccttagaGTGGTCATTTTTCACCTTTCACGGGTGTCCGAACTTTGAGTTCATTGTTACTTCGGGCGACTGAATCCTTAAGTTCGGTAGACTGAACTATTtgttaggcgaccgaaccttgagcagtttggaaatcgccatggttcagccacccgaccatgacctcaggcacccgaacttgaaaaatgtttttttcatttgtatctgttcgggcgaccgaacttgaggttcgggtgaccgaaactctcgggttgctctaATTTTACCTCAGATTATtaagggtaaatcagggttatttttgttaaacatgttttaaacaattttaaatattacccttGTGTCCCAACGGCCAAAATTTTATGAGTGGCTATATATTTGgattcatttgcaaagattaagaaaagattagggagtttgattaagaaaattttctctgaattttttgAGAGCTCTTTCTTCATACACAACCCATATACTTATCCTTTGATCATTCTTTTGTAAAACCTATTTGAGTGAGCgtattttaaatcatcctacactgcttaaactctcattgttgtgttgattgttgattttctaaaagagagttaagccaaaaattttccccatagatttagttcataaatttattgtgTGGGGAAAATTTTGCTAGCTTGTGAGTTtttgcattttgattgcaagactcttaagcttgtcttgtgttgtgaagcaaagttttttgacaagcttggtttataaaatatttcgtgcttaaagtttttgaaaatcattttgagatatttgatctttcttttgaaaatctttgaaactttatttgtgattgatatatattgtttcaaagatattgttGTAGCACACTTTCACACTTTGATTGCACATTAACAATATCTTGAAAGTAGGTTCatatatcttcactgagcttatagatctatcatttggaagtgcattagttattgcttgtgtgtatcggtacaaatctgcttgtattagaagtaactttatttgtacacaaaaatttgtattcattgttgtattacaggcgtggcttgagggggtgttgatctagcctgtaaggatcgGTAGGATCTTCTCCGCCcagtaaggagagtttgtaaaggttgaggtctgacctgtgaatttgacctagttgtaaatggtgtcgctccacccgttaagtgagccgtagtggaatcctcagacttgcgagctgaggcggggatgtagacagtattgaccgaaccccgataatatatcatgcatgtactttatatttccgcaatttattctctgcactttcattttcagcacatgtatgttgtatgcctgattcattatatgttgtacatgtgttgattgggtttacatatagacagaccctaggttgtgtattactgttgctgatttagataaacctaggagaaattttttaatacccaattcaccccccctcttaggattacacaaATTCCAACACAAAAGAATCCAAAACTCTTAACAAGATAGCTGGCTCATCAACCTTTCTTTGATTAAGATTCCAGAGAAAATGGGAGTTCAAGAAAGGGAGCTTTCCAACATGGAATAGATATATGTGAATGGTTCGTTATGAATGAAAGGAGGTCTACAAATGTGTGGCACCAAGCTTCAAAAGTAATCTTGCTCGCCCATGGATCCTATTCCCACTATTGAGGAAAGAGCAAATGAGAAACTCGAGAAACGAACTTCCACAGACTCAGATGAGAAGCCTTACACTACCTCTAGTCATCCCACCAGTTTTGGGCATGCTTGCTTTTTATAACCTTGTGGCATAAGAAATTAACCATTTCCCTACCGGAAAGATGTTTTTAGACCCCAAATTTCTTCTGTCCCACACCTTTAGTACTGAAAATATTTAGTGCCTTAGAATATTTAAAATTTAGTTATCAGTCTATATCCAAAAATTGAGTTAGTTTTTTTATGTAGTACCTAAGggcccatttagttgtggaaaacattttccGTTTTTAATTTTTAGCTTTCTGaagaaattatagaaaatttagcttatttttaaatttttaaaattcattttaaaaagatagaaaataaagagtttgttcaaactttaaatgtgcaaaacaatttttcatttttacttttagaattcaaaataatcacaaaaaagacaacttgttttccaattttaatTTTATCTGCTTTTCACATCAGTTAGCTTATCTTGTACTGTACCGTGTTTTTGCACTGTTAACTGATCATTTTTGCTTGCTGAGCATTTTGAGTATGTGTCCTTGCTTGTTTATTCTAAATGTGAAATGAATAATATGTTTGCATGTTTCTCTTTCATGGTATTTTTACAGCTGAGGCAAATAAATCTGCTGCATCCACTGGAGTGGCTCCAGTGTATGAAAAAACTGGTAGAACTGTGAAGCAACCCTCACAAAAGAAAGATGGTTCTCCTTTCACATCTTCTGTTTCAACATCTGACAGAAAAGGAGGTGACCGACCAACAGAAAAAGATAGGAAGAAGGAAGTTCCTCCTCCACGCATGCAATTTGATGATAAGAACCGGGTTGAAAAGGCTAAAAGACGTGCGGTTGTCAAACAAAAGGAAGCTAGAAACAGAGTTGAATTGTTTAGGCATTTACCTCAATATGAACACGGAACTCAGCTCCCTGATTTAGAGTCAAAGTTTTTCCAACTTAATCCAATGCATCCTGCTGTTTACAAGGTAGATGTTCTTGAGATTGGTTGTTTGTTGGATCATTAGTCGAGCTAATTCTAATTTTGCAGTTAAAGGCATAAGCATTATAACTATTAAATTGGTGTATACAGTTCctgactatttaatttttcatgTTGTTGCTCTGCCTGTGTACTAAGGAGATTGAGGGCTTATAAGGACGGTTTGAGCTCCAACTAAGTGAGGCGCCTTTTATGGTACAAACCCATGAGACTAGTGAGCCAAAGCAAACTATACCTCATTGGAGTTGGGCCCAGGACCGTTACAACATGGCATGTTTGCATGTTGGACATTTTTTTGGGCTCCAAATAACAAAACCTGTATCATGATTACCCTCAATTTCAGAATGAGACTCTTAGTGTCCTTGTTGCATAGATGATGAGCTACATTAAATGTTTGTTGTTTGTTAGATCTCACCAGCTAATTATTCATTGATTTTAAGAATTATGTGTTCTTGATGCATGAGTTTGTATATATCGTGGATTAATATGTAACACCTGCTGCACAAGGTGCTTGTGCCATTTTGTGGGTTTGGGGCAGCCTTTCACATTTGGAGAACCCTGCCCGTGACTTGAATCTGTGATCTTCAGGATATATGAACTGTTACCATTGGATTGAAGCTTGCCCTAAAAAAGTATAGCTATTGAAACCATTTCAGAGCATGATGTGAACTGAAATATATGATGAACAACTAAGaactaaaatataatttttttgaaaccATTTAATGGTTTATATGTGATTTTTTTGTCAGGTTGGATTGCAGTATTTGGCGGGAGACTTATTTGGGGGTAATGCTCGTTGTGTTGCTATGCTTCAAGCATTTCAAGAAGCTATTAAAGActattccactccaccagaaaaaAATCTGACCAGGGATTTAACTGCAAAGATCAGTAGTTTTGTTTCATTTTTAATTGAATGCAGACCTCTTTCAATCAGCATGGGAAATGCTATCAGGTTTCTAAAAAGCCGTATTGCCAAGTTACCTTTAAATCTTTCTGAGTCAGAAGCCAAAGCTGCTCTTTGTTCAGATATTGATCGTTTTATTAAAGAGAAGATAGTGATTGCTGACAATGTCATAGTTCGACATGCTGTTACAAAGGTCAGGGATGGAGATGTTCTCCTTACATATGGGTCATCCTGTGTGATTGAAATGATTATGTTGTATGCCCATCAACTTGGTAAACGGTTCCATGTTGTGGTGGTGGACTCGCGTCCAAAGCTTGAAGGCCAAGCATTACTCCGTAGGCTGGTGGCAAACGGCCTGAGTTGTACATATACTCATATAAATGCTGTATCTTATATCATGCATGAAGTGACACGTGTATTTCTTGGGGCTGCATCTGTTTTGTCTAATGGAACTGTGTACTCAAGAGTTGGGACTGCATGTGTTGCTATGGTTGCTCATGCCTTCCATGTTCCGGTATTAATTTGCTGTGAAGCATATAAATTTCATGAAAGGGTACAGCTTGATTCAATTTGCGCCAATGAACTAGGTATATTCTGTTTCCATGGTGGTCAATTTGAATGGCTTTCTACTTTATGACATGATATTTTTTCCTGTAAGGAAAGGTCAATTTGAATTTAGTTCCTCTCCTTTATCCCATAATCATTTTTCTCCTGAAAGAGACTACTGAACATTTCTAAATTATTTGTAGGTGATCCAAATGCAATTTCAAAGGTTCCTGGAAGAAGGGGTGCGAGTCACTTGGATAATTGGGGTGACCAGGAAAATCTGCAGCTTCTCAATTTGACGTAAGCTTTTTGAATCTTTTTTGGGAAAGAAAGAtcaaaatttttgttttgttCCAACTGACTCCGAATACTATTATTTTGGTATACAATTGTAACAGTTATGATGCCACTCCTTCAGATTATATCTCTGTGATTGTCACAGATTATGGCATGGTAAGTTCTGTTATGATTTTTTGTGTTCCATTATGAGCCTTTTGCGTGTAACTGCAAGCATGTTGGATGAGACTATTGATTCTTTATTCAATTCATTTCTATATTGTTTAATTGGATGTTTTGTTTCATTGGCCTGATTTAGTTGATGACATTGTTCTTACTAATGAAGTGATGTACCCTAAATTATAACGTTTTAGGCTGTCACAGAGAGGATGCATGACACGCATTTAATTTCACACACACGCAGACATGCACATGTagtttaaattttatttgaatgtAGAAAGTTTCAATGACACAAGGTCTGCTATGaagagaaaagggtaaaaaatattaaatttgttaggAGTCTTAGCTGCTATGTGGCAAGTTCAACATTTCATCTTTATGGAAAGATGAGTTTTGAGATATGGAAAGTGGCATGATAGAATCTGACAGACAATTAAAGTGTCCCAGGAAATGTTTGTATTGTCCTTACAATTGCAGTGGCAAAATCTGATATTCTGTTGTGACATATAAATCCTAGTTGTGATAAATTCAGTCTCAAAGGGAAATTTCTTTAGAAACAAGCTTTTTTACTTAAGGGCCTGTTCAgtatcactataaaaaattatgaaaatgaaaactgaaaatcagcaacctatttggttaatacttttaaaactaaaataaattaaaaacttaattaaaaaatggtCATTTTTTGTCTTTGGTTTGTGCATTTGAAACGCAAGTCAAGTAGTGCccttgtgaggaggagtgagctagttattgtAACTGGTAGTAGAAGGGATTGAGCTAGACCTAAAATATTATGGAAGGAGAttgtgaggaaggatttaatagctcttgaACTAGCCGAGGAAAATGTCCTCGATCATGTGATTTAATGAAAAAGGATTCATACAACCGACCCCACCTTGTGAGACTTAAGACTTGTTCTTCTTCTTGTATtctaataacaattaaaaaaatattattaaaaaaaaattaaggtacAAAGtagtacaaattaaaaataatataataaaaataaaaattactgtaattatcttaattattatatttcgaAAGTCACTTTATTCGAAAAATGTTAGTGTAAgtgataattgaaaaatagtaaaaatattttgtaaatggaAGAAAtgtacaggaaaaaaaaaaaaagaaaacaaaaaacaaaaaatagtaaCAATACCAAAAAAACTCTATATTACTTCAGCtctacaaatttatctttttcatgaTTGAATTGTTTGGACCATATGAGTACCTGCAGATGCCAATTATTGCTGTTAGGGGAAGTTCTTGTTGAGACTGCTTTGGCTGTAGTTGTAAGTAAGGTATATGAATTCTTTGAGAGTTCTTGCGTGCCACATGTAATACATAAATTGTGGCCATTCCAGTTTTCTGATTAATGCCAAATTCCTTTTATAAATTGAAAGAATACTCGAAAATAAGAATTTGAACTTAAATGGCAGTgctgtgcaggaaattaaagtgGGAAAGTAAGCTGTGATCCctgcttttatttttttcaataaaaaagaaCTGACCATGGAGAACAGAGAGAGCAAAACTAAGGGGGGATAAAGCATCCTTCTAATCAGCAAAAggtaaaaagaagaaacaaaaaaaattagtACATAgtgttaaagtaggttgggtaagatggagaagtgcttcaagtgtgctctgtgaccATAGAATACCGttaaaattgaaaaggaagttttataggacagctataagattAGCTATGCTATAtagatcggaatgttgggcgacaaagaaacataatatccaaaaagtaaaagttgccgagatgagaatgcttagatgaatgaatggtataacattaaaagataaattaaggaatgaacttACCCGCGGTAAGTTAGGcataactcctatagaagataagataaggaaaggacgactcagatggtatggacacttgcaacgtaggccacatagtgcaccagtgaggaagagtgagttagttactgtgaggggcagtagaaggagtaggggtagacctaaaataacttgggatgaaatagtgagtaaggatttaa
The Malania oleifera isolate guangnan ecotype guangnan chromosome 13, ASM2987363v1, whole genome shotgun sequence DNA segment above includes these coding regions:
- the LOC131146737 gene encoding uncharacterized protein LOC131146737 translates to MDSRRSARTVIDPKVRQVGFFTPQPPPERPNSFPPEQTSPPLADMSPASKTHSPVMIPPPRHASDSHSLRRPSAGDAMPVGSYNPSESLLATSPGPSPSSIKFCDGEFSEDSSNWIHRSNSGKFASSFPGGGFDLKAAKTGNFAEGLEKKPQPVSGTEKSGAAREAHNETPLSSKPLKEKTTKAERRALQESQRAAKAAAKAEANKSAASTGVAPVYEKTGRTVKQPSQKKDGSPFTSSVSTSDRKGGDRPTEKDRKKEVPPPRMQFDDKNRVEKAKRRAVVKQKEARNRVELFRHLPQYEHGTQLPDLESKFFQLNPMHPAVYKVGLQYLAGDLFGGNARCVAMLQAFQEAIKDYSTPPEKNLTRDLTAKISSFVSFLIECRPLSISMGNAIRFLKSRIAKLPLNLSESEAKAALCSDIDRFIKEKIVIADNVIVRHAVTKVRDGDVLLTYGSSCVIEMIMLYAHQLGKRFHVVVVDSRPKLEGQALLRRLVANGLSCTYTHINAVSYIMHEVTRVFLGAASVLSNGTVYSRVGTACVAMVAHAFHVPVLICCEAYKFHERVQLDSICANELGDPNAISKVPGRRGASHLDNWGDQENLQLLNLTYDATPSDYISVIVTDYGMVPPTSVPVIVREYRKEHLWI